From Candidatus Omnitrophota bacterium, a single genomic window includes:
- a CDS encoding efflux RND transporter permease subunit has translation MSLSSFSIKKPITTIMIFTALCLMGVISLTRLPVELYPDVSFGQISIIMYIRGGIPPTEVETMVTKPIEEAISTVSHLERVLSISKEGEATVVLSFDRGIDMQLAAMEVREKFAKVKEKMPKEAEKPIIAQFSQTDVPIVIFAVTSRKKTTEELRKIVDENIKERIKRINGVANVEVGGGRERKIIIEADEQALKRYAVSLNRLISALGANNLNLLTGELEKEDKKVLIRAIGQYVTVEDIKSTVVLSRPDGSTVRVRDLADVKDSYLEPQTYARINIKPIVSVYVQKESKANTIKVSQAILEGVEELRTILPDDIELIVTKNQAEFIRTSISNLKDSLLRGAAMIIFILMLFMGKLGRHAAYIVPVGLGVSVFAPPLFLYVLLIGLVGFLLLFKSYRPIFIVAVSIPISLIVTFGLMDMSNMFVPAIMDLTINFITLFGLALGVGMLVDNSIVVFENIVTKSEQGLDQVEAAINGSTEMNVVIFASTLTTVIVFLPMLFVSKSMSLLYGGVAWTVTFSLCVSLFVALMIVPLMSSRVKVAEKGGMSQEVKEGFLKPFYALQEKALFFVFRRRFMIIGIATFLFFVAMFIYGKLGKEYLGTTEQNKFTVFIELPTGAKLDSSDDIVRNVEEILREVPEVKSFTARVEGWSSKVYVDLVGLKSRKRSVAEVIESLRPKVERLQPAFIYFEEEQEVGTKEIILNVFGHDYEILREIAIAITTRMGRVPYFTDTKIRMREGRPELDLRIDKQKSAHFNFNTKDVADMVHAKVRGVRATMFHTRSAEVETIVRMKEKDRRTVKDIHSLSVSKAGDDRVALDQIVDFEYGLGPSEIWRKDRARMIQVSANVGELSLGQAAQILDKELVDLKLPEDYFYEIGGDYPTLMKTQSEFGMTIVVIIVLIYLVLASIFESYRQPFIIMVTVMLATIGAIGALYMTKTTVGMGALIGMMMLAGIVVNNGIILVEHANELKVQRRNMFRILIQAARDRLRPVLMTTGTTIFGLLPMALDKSEGSNLWNPLAITVIGGLLFSTPLTLVMVPAIYSIFEQFGSIVRKAFTKESLKRGIVNIPKYFKLVIASLPFRATKDIEEKPPEDDEFI, from the coding sequence ATGAGCCTATCCAGTTTTTCCATAAAAAAACCTATTACCACGATAATGATATTTACCGCCCTGTGCCTTATGGGGGTCATATCGCTTACACGTCTTCCGGTAGAGCTTTACCCGGATGTCTCCTTCGGCCAGATAAGTATCATCATGTACATACGCGGCGGCATACCTCCGACCGAGGTCGAGACAATGGTGACCAAACCGATAGAGGAGGCAATAAGTACGGTCTCTCACCTGGAGCGTGTCCTGTCCATATCCAAGGAAGGGGAAGCTACGGTCGTTCTGAGTTTTGACCGTGGCATAGACATGCAGCTTGCCGCGATGGAGGTTCGGGAAAAGTTCGCCAAAGTGAAAGAAAAGATGCCCAAAGAGGCGGAAAAACCCATCATCGCGCAGTTCTCCCAGACAGACGTGCCGATAGTCATATTCGCGGTCACGAGCAGGAAGAAGACAACGGAGGAATTGCGCAAGATCGTCGACGAGAATATCAAGGAGAGGATAAAAAGGATAAACGGCGTGGCCAATGTCGAGGTCGGCGGGGGCAGGGAGCGCAAGATAATAATAGAAGCGGATGAACAGGCGCTTAAAAGATACGCGGTTTCGCTTAACAGGCTTATATCCGCGCTGGGCGCGAACAATCTTAACCTGTTAACGGGAGAACTCGAGAAAGAGGACAAAAAGGTCCTTATAAGGGCCATCGGCCAATATGTTACCGTTGAGGATATCAAGTCAACGGTCGTATTGTCCAGGCCCGACGGTTCAACGGTCAGGGTGCGTGATCTTGCCGATGTAAAGGATTCCTATCTGGAGCCGCAGACGTATGCCAGGATAAATATCAAGCCCATTGTGTCCGTGTATGTCCAGAAGGAATCCAAGGCCAATACCATAAAGGTATCGCAGGCCATCCTGGAGGGTGTCGAAGAGTTGAGGACGATCCTGCCGGATGATATAGAGCTCATTGTTACAAAGAACCAGGCAGAGTTCATCCGGACGTCCATATCTAACTTGAAAGACTCACTTTTAAGGGGCGCCGCGATGATCATTTTCATACTCATGCTTTTCATGGGTAAACTCGGGAGGCACGCGGCTTATATAGTTCCGGTAGGACTGGGCGTGTCCGTTTTCGCGCCTCCGCTGTTCCTCTATGTACTGCTGATCGGACTTGTGGGGTTTCTCTTATTGTTCAAAAGTTACCGGCCCATATTCATTGTAGCGGTCTCGATCCCTATCTCGCTCATAGTAACGTTCGGTCTTATGGATATGTCGAACATGTTCGTGCCCGCGATAATGGACCTCACGATAAACTTCATAACCCTTTTCGGGCTCGCGCTGGGCGTCGGGATGCTGGTCGATAATTCCATAGTTGTTTTCGAGAATATCGTGACAAAGAGCGAACAAGGCCTGGACCAGGTTGAGGCGGCGATAAATGGAAGTACTGAGATGAATGTGGTAATATTCGCATCCACCCTGACAACGGTCATCGTGTTCCTCCCGATGCTTTTTGTGAGTAAATCCATGAGCCTTTTGTACGGGGGCGTGGCATGGACCGTTACTTTTTCCCTGTGTGTGTCGCTGTTCGTCGCGCTGATGATAGTGCCGCTCATGAGCTCCAGGGTAAAGGTGGCGGAAAAAGGAGGTATGTCCCAGGAGGTCAAGGAAGGGTTCCTCAAACCATTCTACGCGTTGCAGGAAAAAGCGCTTTTTTTCGTGTTCCGCAGGCGTTTTATGATAATAGGAATAGCCACGTTCCTGTTCTTCGTGGCCATGTTCATTTATGGAAAACTGGGCAAAGAATACCTGGGGACCACGGAACAGAACAAGTTCACGGTATTCATAGAGCTGCCCACGGGAGCAAAGCTCGATTCGAGTGATGATATCGTAAGGAATGTGGAGGAGATATTGCGAGAAGTGCCGGAAGTGAAGAGCTTTACCGCCAGGGTAGAAGGCTGGTCGAGCAAGGTGTATGTCGACCTGGTCGGGCTGAAATCCAGGAAAAGATCGGTGGCGGAGGTCATAGAAAGCCTGCGGCCCAAGGTGGAGAGGCTGCAGCCGGCGTTCATATATTTCGAGGAAGAACAGGAAGTCGGGACAAAGGAAATAATCCTTAACGTTTTTGGGCATGATTACGAGATATTAAGGGAAATAGCCATAGCGATAACCACAAGGATGGGTCGTGTCCCTTATTTTACGGACACCAAGATACGTATGCGTGAAGGAAGACCGGAACTAGATCTCAGGATAGATAAGCAAAAAAGCGCGCATTTCAACTTTAACACCAAAGATGTGGCTGATATGGTGCACGCTAAGGTCCGCGGTGTAAGGGCAACGATGTTCCATACCAGGTCCGCCGAGGTGGAAACGATCGTCAGGATGAAGGAAAAGGACCGGCGTACCGTCAAGGATATACATTCCCTTTCGGTTTCCAAGGCTGGGGACGACAGGGTCGCGCTTGACCAGATAGTGGATTTTGAGTATGGCCTTGGTCCGAGTGAGATCTGGAGGAAAGACAGGGCCCGGATGATACAGGTGAGCGCGAACGTTGGGGAACTATCATTGGGGCAGGCCGCGCAAATATTGGACAAGGAACTTGTGGACCTGAAGCTCCCGGAAGATTATTTTTATGAGATAGGAGGGGATTACCCTACTCTGATGAAGACCCAGAGTGAATTCGGGATGACGATCGTGGTCATCATAGTCCTGATCTACCTGGTTCTGGCGTCCATATTCGAGTCTTACAGGCAGCCGTTCATAATAATGGTGACCGTGATGCTCGCTACCATAGGCGCGATAGGGGCTTTGTATATGACAAAGACCACCGTGGGTATGGGGGCCCTGATCGGGATGATGATGCTTGCGGGTATAGTTGTGAACAACGGTATTATACTGGTCGAACATGCTAATGAGCTTAAGGTCCAGAGGCGGAATATGTTCAGGATACTTATACAGGCCGCCAGGGACCGGTTAAGACCTGTTCTTATGACCACCGGGACCACCATATTCGGGCTTCTGCCCATGGCGTTGGACAAAAGTGAGGGGTCCAATCTATGGAATCCCCTGGCTATAACGGTTATTGGCGGGCTTTTGTTCTCTACGCCGCTCACGCTTGTCATGGTCCCGGCCATATACTCCATATTTGAGCAGTTCGGGTCGATAGTTAGAAAGGCTTTTACGAAAGAAAGCCTAAAGAGGGGGATAGTGAACATACCGAAATACTTCAAGCTGGTCATTGCCAGCCTGCCATTCCGCGCGACAAAGGACATAGAAGAAAAGCCACCCGAAGACGATGAGTTCATATAG